A window of Thermococcus sp. LS1 genomic DNA:
CGAGAACGGCGACATCTGGAACATCAAGATACAGGCTCCTGGCGGAGGCGCCAAGGTCAAGCGCGAGGGCGGCAGAGTCGTTGCCATTGAGTTCAAGAAGCCCATCGAGGAGTACCTCAAGCTCCAGGGCAGGTTCAAGCACCTCTTCAAGCAGCCAGAGGCCATTGACGTGATGCGCGAGCAGATCAAGGCCATGTGGAAGGTTCTCGGCGTCGATGTCATCCTCCCGAAGCCGGAGGAGTGACTTCCTCCTCTTTCTTCTTCTACCAATTTCCGCTTTCGCCTGATGATTGTTCCACAAAAATGCCCCATAAGGGCCTCTTTTATAACAAAACTTTTAAGCCCTTAGGCAGACCTAACTTCGGAGGTGGTTAAAAATGACTATCAAGACTCCCCCTACCCTGAACATAGCAGGATTGGGCGCTGACCCGCTCACCCAGAGGATAAACGAGAAACAGAAAAAGTGGAAGTACAAAATAGCCGTCCTCAGCGGTAAGGGAGGCGTCGGGAAGAGCACCGTTGCTGTCAACCTCGCCGCTGCCCTTGCAAAGAAGGGTTACTTCGTCGGAATCCTCGACGCGGACATACACGGGCCGAACGTGGCAAAGATGCTCGGTGTCGAGAAGGCCGACGTCCTCGCTGAGAGGATGGAAGACGGCAGGTTCGAGATGATTCCGCCAATGAACGACTTCCTTGGCCAGACTACACCGATAAAGGTTATGAGCATGGGCTTTCTCGTTCCCGAGGATCAGCCGATCATCTGGCGCGGAGCCCTCGTCACGAAGGCCATAAAGCAGCTCTTCGGCGACGTCAAGTGGGGCGAGCTGGACTTTATGATAATCGACTTCCCGCCGGGAACCGGCGACGAGATCCTCACCGTCACTCAGACCCTCCAGCTCGACGCGGCTATAATTGTCACGACTCCCCAGGAGGTTGCTCTCCTCGACACTGGCAAGGCCGTCAACATGATGAAGAGGATGGAAGTGCCCTACATAGCAGTCGTCGAGAACATGAGCTACCTCATCTGCCCGCACTGCGGCAACAAGATAGACCTCTTCGGGGAGGGAGGTGGAGAAAAGCTCGCCCAGAAGGAGGGCGTTGACTTCCTCGGTAAGATACCCATTGACCTCAAGGCCAGGGAAGCGAGCGACGCAGGAATCCCGATAGTCCTCTATGAGGACACCATGGCTGCAAAGGCCTTCATGGAGATAGTTGACAAGCTCATCGCCAAGCTCGAAGAGATGAAGGGCGAAGAGACCGAAGAGGAGAGCAGCGAGGAATCTAAGGAAGAGTAAAGCCTTTAAGCCCTTTTTCTCTATTCTTTATCGCGGCCGAGGCCGGCAGATGCCGTTGCCGTGAGGCCGCGCTGGGCCAGGCTACATTAACTTTTTAACCATGTTTGGGTATCTCCCTGGGAGGGATATGATGAAGCGAACCCTCGTTCTAATAACCCTCATCATCCTCATGGCTCCCCTCGTTTCTGCCGGTGAGTTGACCTATTATCCAAGCCGGGAAGCTTTTCAGGCTTTTCTGGACTCGAATTCGACTTACACTGTGGTTGCCGGGAACGAGACCTGGGCAAAGGCCTGGGCGTATTACGTCGATGAGAAGCTTTCAACTGTGAAGGAGCACGGAAACGAGACGCTAGTCCTTGTTGGGAATGTTTATAACAACCCCATGATGGAGGTTCTCTGGCCCCAGACCGGCCTTCCCGAAAACCAGTCCCTTCTGCCCGGGATCATCGTTCTCGACCACTCCGTTCTCATAACCGGCTCCGAGGACAACATCTACCTGACGGAGCGTGCCTTTGAGGAGCTTTGGAATCCTCCACTCGAATCAAAGATCGGCTTTGTGGTACTGCTCGTCATTATAGCCTGGGTCTTCCTGCTCACTCTCCGCAACGATAAGAGCCATGCCGGCAGCTTCTACAGCCTGGCCCTCTCCCTATTCATGCTATGGTATCTCACAGCCCCTATTCCAAAGATGAGTGAGGTTTTTCTTGAATACTTCTTCCAGGGACTCAAATTCGCCGTCGGGGGCTCTGTGGATTCTCCGTTAGGAGCAATGTTGGGTATACTATTCAAGATAGTGCCACCCATCGAGGAGAATCTCGTCTTTGCCCACTGGGTGCTCATCCTTCTGCTGATATCCTTCTCCTTCTATATCTCGCCAAAGCGCGCCCGCGAGTTAGGCTTCATAGTCTTCGGTCTCACCTTCGCCTCGCCAATGTTCAGGGAGCACCTCCATCACATCGACGGGAGTGTCCTCGGCCTAGCCTCTTTCCTCATCACGCTGGCAATAATAAGCAACGTGACTTTCTCGCCGGAGAGGGGGAAGACATTGTTACAGACGCTGATTCTGTCTCTGTTCACCCTGCTCACGATAGCGATAAATCCGTATCTCCTCCCAATTCCAGCCATCTTCGTGCTGGCTTTCCCTAAAAGGCATCTAAGAAACTATGCTTACTTACTTATGAGCGCACTCGGCGTGGCCCTCATGTATACCCAATTCGGCTTTCCGATGAACATACCCAACCACACGACCCCGGAGTGCTGGGACTACATAGCCAAGTTCTTCTTCAACACTGCCCTGGCGATCCTGGCCATAGCCTACGCGGTGATCTACAGAGAAAAAAGCATAAAAATAAGGGGCCAGACCCCATTCCTCATTATGCTGGCAATCTTTTACATTCCCCTCGCGCTGTTCATCCCGGAGATACTGCCCTACTGCTTCGTAATCCTTGCCTCTCTCACGGCGAGGATGCTCTATCAACTCACTCCCCAAACTTGATAGCGCCTATGATGGCACCCCTAAGGTGCGGGCCGATTTCCTTGATTATTCCCGGAGCCTGGGTGCCCTTCTTGAGTATCAGAAGCGTCTCCATCAATCCGAGCTCCTCCATGCGCTTGACGTCCCTGCCGTGCCCTGTCCTTATGAGGGCCTTCTCGACGTTCTCGCTTATTGTTCCTGTCACGAAGAGCTTGTCGTGGCCATCGCTCAGCCAGGATTTTATGCGCTTGAGCTGAGCATCGCTGAAGGCAAGCTCAACCTCCCTCGCGCCGAACTCAACTTTGGTAACTTCTACCTCTACGGGAAGGTTGTCGACCCAGCCGAACTTCCTTATCATCTCCCTGACCGGCATCTCTCCAAAGGTCTCCTTGAGGTAGTAGAGCGGTAGAAGGGCATCCTTAGGCTTTGGAGTGAATATTCCAATGTCAACGTAAGCCCCGTAGCCGACTTTTCCCAGGTCTATGAACCTTCCCCTGTAGGTTTTGCCTTCTTCAACAGCCTTGAGCCTGTAGGGAACCTCGCCGAACTCTTCCCTTACGAGGTTTGCTGAGATTTCCTCGTCCTCACCGTTGAGACTTACCCTGACCCACTGCTTCTTGACCGCTGAGAGCTTCCACTCAACTTCCAGATCACCGAGGAGGGCCTTGAGCTTTTTATCGAGCTTCAAAAAGCCGCTCCTGTCTCCGTAAACCTTCTCCAGAATAACTACTTCCTGCATTCTCACCATCCCCGAAGTTCATCAAACCAAACCATTCAAATCTACTTCTTCGACTTCCTCGGTTTCTTCCTGAGGCCGAGCTCGATCTCGAGCTCCTCTATGCGCCTCTTGAGCTCCTCGACGACGGCGGTGTTATCGTACTGCATGAGCATGTTGCCACATATCGGACACTGGAACTCGTACTCCATGGCCTCATCGAAGGTGAGCTTCGGATGGCCTGGAGTGCCACAGTGGTAGTAGATCTCGCTCGTCTCTTCCTCGAGCATCTCCTTGAGCTTCTTAAGCTCGGCCATCTTTTTGGAGCGGATTATCTCCGGAAGTCTCTTGGTTTCGAGGCGCCAGTAGTAGTAATACCAGCCGGTCTCCTTGTCCCTTATGCGCTTGAACTCTGCCAAACCCTGGTCGTAGAGCATGTAGAGAACTTTCCTGACGGTGTTGACCCGGATGCCGGTTATCTCTGCGAGCTCCTCATCCGTGGATTCCTTTTTCTTTTCGAGAGCCTTAATTACCTCAACGGCCTCCTCTCCGCCCATGTCCATAGCGAGTTCCAGGAGTTCCTTGTTCTTTCTCCTTGCCACAATAACGACCTCCAGAGAATATTTGACCACCCTGGGTTTAATCCCCAATGTTTGTCCAATAATAGACTATATGGACTGGAGTATATATAGGTTTTTGTCATATTTCCAACGCCAATGAACAGAAAAGAACGTTGAGTGAGAATCAATCGGTAAAGTACTCATTGAGCAGCTCCTTGGCGGAGGGCTTGTAAAGCTCTATTACCTCAATGTCCTCAATGACATTTCCTTCCCTGAGCTTGAGCCTGACTTTACCACCGTAAACCTGGAGATCATCGAGCATGCCGTATATTGCGTCCTCAGCTTCCAGCGGGCTCTTAAACTTCATGACGTATTCTCCGCTCTGGTCGATGAGTTTAACCCAGTACTCGTTCTTCCTCTTGAATGGCCGGGTAATTTTTGGTTTGAAGTTGTCCACTATGATTTCCAAACTGAGTCACCTCCGAAATCGGGGTTCACTGCTCTCTTAACCATTTGGGGTTCAATCTTTTAAGGGTTTCTAAAAAACTTAGGTCGGGGGCTGGGGCCCAGACTCGGAGGGATTCACTGGACTCGGAAGGGCAGTTCAAGACCGAGTTCTTCAGCAACCTTGACGACCTTCTCCAGCGGAACTATGGCCGTTCTTGCACCAACTTTCTGAACAGTCAGGTAAGCAAGCAGCATTCCCAGTTTAGCCGCATCCTCCAGGTTCCATCCATTGAGAACGCCGTATATCAGCCCAGCATCAAAGGAATCACCTGCACCCGTCGAATCGACGACCTCTGCGCTCAGCCCCCTGACTTCGCAGACATTTCCGTTCTCATTCCTCAGCAACGCGCCCCCGCCGTTGAGGGTCACGATAACGTTTTTCGCCCTGGCTTTGGAGAGGTCGAGCTCGCCGAACTTCCTCTTGAACTCATCCTCGTTCATTAGGAGGTAATCGACCTTCTCCTCGATTTCCTCAGGAAGATACGCTTCCCCTATGTCCAGAGAAACGGTTATGCCCCTCTCGTGTGCGAAATTAACTACATTAACTATGACTTCGGGGGGATTTGAAGAGAGGTGGATGTGCCTTGTCCTGGCAAGGTAGTCAAAATCGACCTCCTTCATGAGGTTAGCACCGGGATACTTCACTATCCTCTTGTCCTCCCCGTGTATCATGGCCACTGCTATCCCCGATGGAGCATCGACGACTCGTATACCGCCCGTATCAACGCCTATCCGTCTGAAGTAAGAAAGGTGCGCCTCACCTATCTCGTCCCTTCCGACGGCACCGAGAAAGCCCGTTTTCAGTCCAAAGTGGGCCAGCCAGGAGACCGTGTTGGCTGCCGCTCCGCCCAGACCGAAAAAGGCCTTCTCAGCACTCACCTTCTCATGAAACTCTGGAAAGCGCTCGACGAGCATTATGATGTCGTAGTTAAGGTTGCCGATTCCTATCACGTCGAACTCATCGCCCATCACACTCACCTCTGAAAAGTAGGATACGGGTGCCCCCGTTAATAACCTTGCGGTGCTCTAAAAGAGAAAATCCATAGTCCTCATGTAGGGGAAAGATTTAAATATCCATTCCTACCCATATATGAGTAAGAGGTGAACAAAAATGATGCTCATACTCGAGGCCTATTTCAAGAACTATCCTGCCAGAAGGAAGGTTGCAGAGTTCCTCTTCGAGAACGGCCTCAGTGTAAAGAACGGGAAGATATACCTCAGAGACGTTGAGGTGCCGATAAGCGAGCTGGCAAGGATCATTGGCGTCAACAGGAAGATAGTCTATCACACGATAGAGTACATCGAAAAGACCTATCCCCTCAAGCTCATATTCGAAAGGCTCAACCCGCTGCCGAGCCTGATAGACGTCGCCCCGCTGATGGGCTGGGAAGTGCTCGAGATAGAGCTGGAGAAGGACGCTTATTTAACCGGATTTTCGAAGGTTCTGGAGCTGCTGGCGAAGAATGGAGTTCCAGTAATGGAAGTCTTCAGCAGAAACCTCCGCGAGGAGCCGAGCAAGCTCTACATAGTCATCGACGGAACGCTACCCGTAGAGGTCTTCATGAAGGTCAAGGAAATGGAGGGCTTCAAGAAACTCATCCTCCACACGCCGGAAAAGGACAAGGAAAAGTTCGTCTGCAACTACTGTGAGGTCAAGTACTGCCCCAAGAGGGTGCTCCTCGAGAGGAGCGAGGTCAGCCAGTGACCTTGAAGCCTTCCAGCCCTTCAGGTTCTTCCCATTTTACCTCAACACGTGTGACCCTCGCCAGGGGCGGTCCTTGGTGGGCCCAGCCTATTAGAGCCTCAACCCTCTCAGGGTCGCCCTCCACTACAGCCTCCACGGTTCCATCAGGCAGATTCCTAACCCACCCACTCACGCCCAGCTTTCTCGCTTCCCTCTGCATGCTCCATCTAAAACCAACCCCTTGAACGCGGCCGTAGATTTTAAGGTGTGCCCGCACCCGCTCCATACCACATCCCAACGATACTAACCCCACAACCGATTTAAGCTTATCCGTCGAAAGTTCACTAGGAGGTGAGATAATGGAGATGATATTCGTTTACACGACATTCCCGGATTGGGAGAGCGCCGAAAAGACCGTTAAAACTTTACTCGAGAAGAAGCTCATCGCCTGCGCCAACCTAAGGGAGCACAAGGCATTCTACTGGTGGGAGGGAAAAATCGAAGAAGATAACGAAGTCGGTGCGCTCCTCAAGACGGACGTGAGCAAGTGGAAGGAGCTACGGGAGACGATAAAGGAACTCCACCCCCACACCGTGCCGCTAATAGCGAGGATAGACGTCGACAAGGTGAACGGGGAGTACGCGAAATGGCTCGAGGAAGTTCTGGGGCAATAAGGAAGGTGAAGCCCCAGATTAGGGTCGTAGGTTTTGATGACGGAACCTTCTCCTTTTCTTCAAAACTAGAGCGGGAAAAGACAGTTCTAATCGGCGTCGTCATGAAGGGCTCCCAGGAAGTAGTCGGCGTTCTCTCGCGCTGGATAACCGTCGATGGGCGAGATGCGACGAACGCGATGATAGACGCCGTTAAGAGCTCGCGCTTCAAGGATTTGAGGATCATCATGCTCAAGGGGATAACCTACGCGGGCTTTAACGTCGTTGATTTGGAGATGCTCCACCGGGAGACGGGACTTCCAGTGATAGTCGTCGTCAGGAAGAGGCCGGACTTGAGAGCCATGGAGGAAGCACTGAGGAAGCACTTTTCTGATGCTGAGGAGAGGATAACCCTACTAAGAAAAGCGCCACCTCTGGTGGAACTAATCCCCGGAAGGCTCTACCTCCAGGCGGTCGGCCTTGACTACGAAAGGGCTACTGAGGTGGTCAGAGTAACCACAAAAATCGGGCTCACTCCAGAGCCCCTTAGACTGGCCCACATGATAGCCAGTGCCGTGATAACTGGCGAGAGTACAAGGGAGTAGGTTTATAAGTGGGTAGGAAAAGGAAAAATCGACCGATGATGGCAACAGGGTAGCTACCGAAACTTGATGTGGAAGCCGTTCCAGTCTGAGGTCTCATTCGCACGGAACCAGGAGCACCGGGATTTTTGAATCTCTTATAACCCTCTCCGCCGTGCTCCCAAGGAGTAGGTCCTTTATGAAGCTCCTTCCCTTCTTGCCGATAACTATAAGTGTGGCTCCCTTCGCCAAAGAGGTTCCTATTATGGCCTGAGAGGCAGAACCAACGAGAACCTCAAGTTCAAACGGCGCCTTTATTCCCTTAGCTGACTTCTCGAGGTTCTTCTTGGCAACATCTATGTTGTGCTCGAGCTCTTCGACCTTACCATAATCAATGGAGTGAAGGAGTATACCCTCGTCCACGAGTTCCTCGAACTCCTTGACGATCTTTATTATCTTTATTGAGCACTTGGAGAAGTCCAGCGAGACGAGGGGACGCTTAAAGATTTCGGCACAGTCCACGGACAGCTCGAATTTATCATCGCTCTTCAAGTACTTAAGGAGGAGAACCGGCCTTTTGGTGGCTCTGGCGAGGTTCGATGCAGTGCTGCCAACGAACATTGTTCTCCAGATATTCTCGCCCATGCTCGGAATAACTACGAGATCGATATCGTTCTCTTCGGCCACCTCCGCGATCTCTATCGAAGGAATGCCTATCCTCACAATTGGGTTTACCTTTACGCCTTTCGTCTCCAGCTCTCTAGCGAGCTCCTCCAGCTTTTCGCGGTAGATGTCTTCCAGCTCGAAGGCCTCAAACTCGGCGACAGTTATGTCAACGACGTGAATGAGGTGGAGCTCCCTGACCCCCAAAGGGAGCAGCTTGGGAATACAGTTCCGAAGAGCGTGGAGCGAAACGTCGGAAAAGTCCGTTGGATACAAAATCCTTCCAAACATCTTGGTCACCTCGGTATTAATTTGGACGTTGATGCTTATTATCGTTGCTCTAGACATGCTTGTATTTCATCCGAGTTGTAAACAGTTTTGGACTGGAAACCGCCGGTAGTATCAGGGTTTTCTGGAGTATATCCCTCCCCTGAAGAAAGTCATCGATGGTTTTTTTGAGCTCCTTGAAGTCCTTGTCGAAGAACTTGATAACTGCGTCGTATTCCCCCATGTACTCATCTATCTCGAAGACCTTTTTGTGGGATATTGCTTCCTCCATGAACTCGGCGATTTTTTCTTTCGGTGCATCTTCCCGGAACTTGATGAGCACATCAGCCGATGCCAGGCCAAACTCCTCAAAGATGAAAAGGGCCATTATCCTTACGTAACCCCTCTCCTGAAGGCTTATCCTGTGCCTCCTTGCTGTGGGGACAGAAACACCCGTTATCCTAGCAAGTTCCGTGTCAGGAAGTCTGCCGTTCTCTCTTAGCGCAAGAAAGATCTTAACGTCCAGGTCACTCAGTTCACCCTTGCTCATCTCCCTCCAGAACTTTATGTCCTCCGGATTCCAAGAATAGGATTTTTTCTTTTTGTTCATCATATCGTGCCACCTAAATAAAGAATTTGGAAAAAATAGACTTAAGTTTTTTGATTCTTGATAATTCTAGCAAGTTCCCTTGACAATTCATCGGTCAGCTTCACGAACTCCTCACTGTCGTACATCAGGACATCAATGGCCTCTTCAACAAGTTCCTTAAGCTTGAGTATTTCCTCGCTGACCTTCCCTTCCTCCTCCATGATCTCTATGAGTCTTGAAGCTGCATCGAGTAACCTTAACGGACCGTAAAGCTTTGGTTCATCTATGCAACCCCTGGCGCTTGTTATCAAGAATGCCAAGAGCTGGAAGTGCCGGTCACTCAAAAGGCCTTCCGTACTCTTCAACATGGACCACCTCCTTCAGCGGTCTCCTCCTCGGCGGCTTTGGCCAGACCCTAGGATAACCAAAAATGAGAATGAGAACCGGCTCCACATGCTCTGGAATGTTTAAAAGTTCCTTGAGGGCCGTTTTGTTAAAGGAAAGTACTGGACAGGAGCCTATCCCCATAGAGTACGCCGCCAGCATCATATTCTGAGCCGCCATCGAGATGTCCATAAGAGCGCTTTCCTCTCCGAGCTTTCCGCCCCTTTTGGCCAGTTTCGTGTTTATGCAGAGCACCACCACCGTCGACGGGTTTCCAAACAGCCCTGGAGAGACCAGCTTTACCCTCTCGATGTTGTCCCGTTCCCTGACCACAATAAACTCCCAAGGTTGAACGTTGCTTCCGCTTGGAGCCCATATCCCAGCCTCAAGGATTTTCTTCAAGTCTTCTAGGGGAACCTCCCTCTCCTGAAACCTCCTGACGGCCCTTCTGCCTTCTATTGCTTCCATTACCTCCAACTTAGTTCACCCTTACTCCTTGAGAAGCCTCTTCTCCAACTTCTTCAGTTCGGGATAAACGTACTCGCCGTCCTTTATGATGTAATTCCCGTCGCCTTTGACAGTCGGGGCGAGGCATATGCCATCTGTGTGGCTCTTTGCGGGGCCAAACTTGCCCTTAAAGCTCTCGGCCTGGTTCCCAAGACCCCATTCAACGGCTCCCCAGACGCGCTCGTCCTCAAGGATATTTCCCGTGAGCTTTGCTCCCGGATTACACCCGTAGGACAGATGAGCTACGTTGAACATGTTTGGATCGTTGAAGCTACGCAGCCATCTCTCGAAGAACCTCGCCTCCCAGCCTCCCTCTACCCTCACGACCTTTCCTTCCTCAACCTCAAGAGTAATGGGCTCCTTTAGTATCCCGAGCTCCTGGGGGGGCCACACAGAGCCGTCGAAAACGATGGTTCCATTTATAGTTTCTTCTACGGGTGCCCAGTCTACCTGACCAAAGAGCATGTAGTCTCCGGGTCCTTTAACGTCACCCTCCGTGAACACGGGCCTCTCGGGATCGTTCTCGAATTTCACATTCATTCCGGCAGGACTGCTTATCTCCATCCTCCTGCTTTCTCTCGTTATCTTTGCCAGAACCCTCTGGAACTCAAGGAGAACCGAGACGTTTATCCTTCCGATGTTTCGGACCATCATGTCTCCCGTCATGCCAACGAGGCAGATATAGCGCACCTTCCCTTCAGCCATAACCCTGTCCCAGGGAGTCGAGTAGAGGAGCCAGCTCTTGTTGAACTCTATCCACACGTCTGCATTCCTCAGCGCCGCTTCAAGAGGCCTCATGGGAAGGTAAGGGTCCGCGGCCTTGCCAACATGGGGCGGCATCGAGTACCACAGAACGAGGGGCTTCGCTCCCACGAGCTTCGCCGCCTTGGCGGTAGCTTCGACCACGCTCCAATCGCTTCCCGTATCGGCCGTTATGACAACGCTCTCTCCGGGAATAACCTTCATGACATCTTTAACCAGTGTGTAGGCCCCCTCCTGAATCTCTATCGAAAGCTTATTCACCCCTCATCCCCCCAAGTTCCACAATATCCTCCACAATCTTAACCGCCGACGCCACGGGGTCTATGATGGGAACATCGAAGAAGGGCTGAACTTTCTCTGCAAACCCAGCGAGCCCCGTGCAACCCAAGACAATAACGTCAACACCGTCCGAAATGGCCAGAGCTATTTCCTCCCTAAGGAGGCGTATCGTTCTGTTCTCATCGATGCTTATTTCCGGAACTGAGATGTCTATCCCCCTTATACTTGTCACTCGTTTCTCCATCCTGTACTTCAATATCAATTCCTCGAAGAGGGGTATCGCCGTCTTTGAGACTGTGACTATACCCGTTTTCCTTCCAAGAACTGAGGCTATGGCAAGGGAAGCCTGACACGGACCAACCGTAGGGGTCGGGATAAGGGAGCGGATGACATCAACGGCTGGATCGAGGCAGCAGTTGACGATTATCCCATCGTATTCTTCATGGAGTTCCACGGCTTTTCTAACTATAAGCGGGAGAACCTCGGTCTCGGCAGCCCTGTTCTCTATTGACCTAGGGCCCCTTTCCAAACTTACGACCTCTATATGAGTACCCTCGGATGCAAACATTTCGTAGATTCTCTTGTCGGATTCGTTCCATTCCTCCGTTCCAACGGGGTTTATAACGAGCAGCCTCATGGGAACACCTCAAAATATGAATTCAACGGAGACGCTCCTCTATGGGAACGTACTCCATGTCGAGTCCCAGATACCTCGGCCCAAAGATCTCCAGGCCCTTTGGAGTCCTCCACAGTTCTGGGGCCGGGAATCCAACAACAACGTACTCGTTTCCTTTACTAACATGGGGGTTGGTCACTGGATGTCCGTCTGGGGTAAGCACGGATATGAGGTCAGGTATGATGACGTCAATCTCCCCGTTCCTCCAAGAGATTAGGTTTTCATTCTTGTACCAGACCCTGTACTTCTCTCCCTCGAACTCCCCGGTTCCCTCAAGCTCAAACTCTCCAACGGTGAATCCCCCCTCCTCACGCCATTCGGTCTCTGTAGCAACACCCCTGAAGAGTAAGAAGCCGTTCCCGGCTTTAATCAAGGCCGCTATTGGGTCCTCCCCATTCTCTCTGGCGGTCCTCAATGCCCGACCCATGGTTAGAGCGTGGCTTATGGCATCCTTCACGACCGCGTTTCTAAGCTCTTTTCCCCTGACTGGATGTGACGTGACACCAACGTTGGTCTTTATTGACGATGCTATGGCTCTGACGAGTCTCTCAGCCTGAAAGTCGTCTTTAACACGCCCCACCACTATCTCGTCCCCATAGGGTGTGACAACGGCAAACGGGGCCATCTTAACGCCAACTATGTAATACGTAGTATGTTGCAGCTCCGGGACTGACCTTCCAGCAGGATCGCCGTCCACTATGGGCCTTCCAAGCCTCGCTGCCGTTGCCAGTGCAGCCGCGGTGTTTGCTCCTCCAAGTTCGGTTGAAATAACTGCGGCAAATTCTTCCCCCATGAACTCTTCCAAGACCTTATAGGAACGAACGGCTTCACCTTCTTCGTAGACCGACCTGACTTTCTCACCAGCAAGTGAGCCGACAAAATAGGGCATGGGTACTATGCCATCGTCAGGAACCTCTTCAAGGCCTACCAACCTGAACTCGTTTCCTTCATCGAGTTCCTTTTTTACCATCCTCCAGCCCTCTTCGGGGTCACCGCCGCCACCCGTCCCAAGGACGGTGCAACCCTCCAAAAGGTCCTTCAAATCCTGTTCCGTCAACACCTTCATACTTCCACCTCCAGTCATTTTCCTGAAAACAATCCCTGTTCTCCGTGCCTTATGAACGGATACAAGGAGCGTGCGATTCCATAGGTTATCAGAAGGGGTTCAAGAACCGGCACCCCAAACCTACTCCAAACATCTTTCCTCAATCTATCCGCGATGTTCACGAACCCGGTACAGCCGAGAACTATGACATCAGCCCCATCTTCAGCGGCTTTTTCACAGGCCTTTAGAGTCTCCTCGTAGAGACTCTCCTCGTTTTTCAGTATACCTCCTACCGGGAGATCTATTCTCCTAACGGAGACGAGTTTGTCGAACAAGCCGTATTCCCTAGCCTGAATTCGTGTCCAGGATACCAGATTTTGTCCCGGCCCAACCACGGAAAACTCACCAAGCATAGCGGCGATGTGAAGGGTCGTTTCCCCAGCACCGAAGACTGGAACGTTAAGGTTCTCCCTGAGTTCAAAGAGACATGGGTCTGCAAAGCAGTTCAAGACAACTGCCGATGCACCTTGGAATTCGTTCAGATGCTTTAGGACGGAGGCACAGGCCAGGGTCTTCTGGGTGAAGTTCCCTATCTCCTCCGGCCCGTCCTTCAGCGTCACTATCCTGAAGTGATCCTCCGGGTAGTGCCGGGCAAGATACTCCTTCGTTTCCCGCTGGAAATTACCCTTTTCATCGTTTATTGGGTCCAGAATCACTATCATCACAGCTCACCCGCAAAATGGCATCTTACGAAGTGGCCCCTCTCCACCTCAATCATTTCAGGCTCCTCCCGCTTGCAGACATCCTTTGCGTAGGGACACCTCGTGTGGAATCTGCATCCACTCGGCGGGTTTATGGGACTGGGGATTTCTCCGATTACTGCTCCTTTCCCTATGTTTCTAGCCTTTGGATCTGGCACGGGTATCGAGCTCAAGAGCATCCTCGTGTAGGGGTGCATCGGATTATCGAAAACCTGCTCAATAGTTCCGACCTCAACGAGCTTCCCTAGGTACATGACGCCGACGTGATCTGCCA
This region includes:
- a CDS encoding Lrp/AsnC family transcriptional regulator, which translates into the protein MMNKKKKSYSWNPEDIKFWREMSKGELSDLDVKIFLALRENGRLPDTELARITGVSVPTARRHRISLQERGYVRIMALFIFEEFGLASADVLIKFREDAPKEKIAEFMEEAISHKKVFEIDEYMGEYDAVIKFFDKDFKELKKTIDDFLQGRDILQKTLILPAVSSPKLFTTRMKYKHV
- a CDS encoding aspartate/glutamate racemase family protein, with the translated sequence MRLLVINPVGTEEWNESDKRIYEMFASEGTHIEVVSLERGPRSIENRAAETEVLPLIVRKAVELHEEYDGIIVNCCLDPAVDVIRSLIPTPTVGPCQASLAIASVLGRKTGIVTVSKTAIPLFEELILKYRMEKRVTSIRGIDISVPEISIDENRTIRLLREEIALAISDGVDVIVLGCTGLAGFAEKVQPFFDVPIIDPVASAVKIVEDIVELGGMRGE
- a CDS encoding DUF6092 family protein, translating into MLKSTEGLLSDRHFQLLAFLITSARGCIDEPKLYGPLRLLDAASRLIEIMEEEGKVSEEILKLKELVEEAIDVLMYDSEEFVKLTDELSRELARIIKNQKT
- a CDS encoding DUF917 domain-containing protein, translated to MKVLTEQDLKDLLEGCTVLGTGGGGDPEEGWRMVKKELDEGNEFRLVGLEEVPDDGIVPMPYFVGSLAGEKVRSVYEEGEAVRSYKVLEEFMGEEFAAVISTELGGANTAAALATAARLGRPIVDGDPAGRSVPELQHTTYYIVGVKMAPFAVVTPYGDEIVVGRVKDDFQAERLVRAIASSIKTNVGVTSHPVRGKELRNAVVKDAISHALTMGRALRTARENGEDPIAALIKAGNGFLLFRGVATETEWREEGGFTVGEFELEGTGEFEGEKYRVWYKNENLISWRNGEIDVIIPDLISVLTPDGHPVTNPHVSKGNEYVVVGFPAPELWRTPKGLEIFGPRYLGLDMEYVPIEERLR
- a CDS encoding aspartate/glutamate racemase family protein is translated as MIVILDPINDEKGNFQRETKEYLARHYPEDHFRIVTLKDGPEEIGNFTQKTLACASVLKHLNEFQGASAVVLNCFADPCLFELRENLNVPVFGAGETTLHIAAMLGEFSVVGPGQNLVSWTRIQAREYGLFDKLVSVRRIDLPVGGILKNEESLYEETLKACEKAAEDGADVIVLGCTGFVNIADRLRKDVWSRFGVPVLEPLLITYGIARSLYPFIRHGEQGLFSGK
- a CDS encoding nitroreductase family protein, giving the protein MEAIEGRRAVRRFQEREVPLEDLKKILEAGIWAPSGSNVQPWEFIVVRERDNIERVKLVSPGLFGNPSTVVVLCINTKLAKRGGKLGEESALMDISMAAQNMMLAAYSMGIGSCPVLSFNKTALKELLNIPEHVEPVLILIFGYPRVWPKPPRRRPLKEVVHVEEYGRPFE
- a CDS encoding aminopeptidase — translated: MNKLSIEIQEGAYTLVKDVMKVIPGESVVITADTGSDWSVVEATAKAAKLVGAKPLVLWYSMPPHVGKAADPYLPMRPLEAALRNADVWIEFNKSWLLYSTPWDRVMAEGKVRYICLVGMTGDMMVRNIGRINVSVLLEFQRVLAKITRESRRMEISSPAGMNVKFENDPERPVFTEGDVKGPGDYMLFGQVDWAPVEETINGTIVFDGSVWPPQELGILKEPITLEVEEGKVVRVEGGWEARFFERWLRSFNDPNMFNVAHLSYGCNPGAKLTGNILEDERVWGAVEWGLGNQAESFKGKFGPAKSHTDGICLAPTVKGDGNYIIKDGEYVYPELKKLEKRLLKE